The proteins below come from a single Pseudarthrobacter sp. SSS035 genomic window:
- a CDS encoding DUF6707 family protein translates to MTETPAARHYSEQQAGSLTTGDQLLLPDGERTAEIQHVEFEPDDFGTPAVVLANLTGGGTLRIAAGSTVKILDTTVRVITVPDTTVQDTPVQDTTPDAVTQLTVAAQPPAEQPQHTGEAGAAPAAPAVVVPPPPAIPPAVSGPSAEELALIPAPQGTPEAVVEAAAEAHPDAVGVLLLADKLAKGINFKSGSCLKDLSDLAHELFITLKDPDGALTVADLLNVLPFDGNPGRWASVEASLALSSFICRQDRQEERADVYEKLLRLPENQETDPFKARMNAKVRQRSLNEPNLYDKEIFRSIDNSNHEAEREWRLLRLESLLFLRAHGGSETIGVGELQRRISNELEAVRA, encoded by the coding sequence ATGACCGAAACCCCAGCCGCCAGGCACTACAGCGAACAGCAGGCTGGATCTCTGACCACCGGCGATCAGCTCCTCCTCCCCGACGGTGAACGCACCGCCGAAATCCAGCACGTGGAGTTTGAACCGGATGATTTCGGGACCCCTGCGGTGGTCCTGGCAAACCTCACCGGCGGCGGCACCCTCCGCATCGCAGCCGGCTCCACCGTAAAGATCCTGGACACAACAGTCCGGGTCATCACGGTTCCGGACACCACAGTTCAGGACACCCCCGTTCAGGACACAACGCCCGACGCCGTCACGCAGCTTACGGTCGCGGCGCAACCCCCTGCCGAACAACCCCAGCACACCGGCGAAGCGGGGGCAGCCCCGGCGGCTCCCGCCGTCGTCGTACCTCCCCCGCCGGCCATCCCGCCCGCGGTGAGCGGCCCGTCCGCGGAAGAACTGGCGCTGATTCCGGCGCCGCAGGGCACACCCGAAGCGGTGGTGGAGGCTGCCGCGGAAGCCCACCCGGACGCCGTTGGGGTGCTGCTGCTGGCGGACAAGCTGGCCAAGGGCATCAACTTCAAGTCCGGCAGCTGCCTCAAGGACCTCAGCGACCTCGCCCACGAGCTGTTCATCACGCTCAAGGATCCGGACGGGGCGCTCACCGTGGCGGACCTGCTCAACGTCCTCCCGTTCGACGGCAACCCGGGCCGCTGGGCGTCCGTGGAGGCGTCGCTGGCGTTGTCCAGCTTCATCTGCCGCCAGGACCGGCAGGAGGAGCGCGCCGACGTCTATGAAAAGCTGCTGCGTTTGCCGGAAAACCAGGAAACGGACCCGTTCAAGGCGCGGATGAACGCCAAGGTGCGCCAGCGTTCGCTGAACGAACCCAACCTGTACGACAAAGAGATCTTCCGCTCGATCGACAACTCCAACCACGAGGCCGAGCGGGAGTGGCGGCTGCTGCGCCTCGAATCCCTGCTGTTCCTGCGCGCACACGGCGGGTCCGAGACGATCGGCGTCGGCGAACTCCAGCGCCGGATCAGCAACGAACTCGAGGCCGTCCGGGCCTAA
- a CDS encoding iron ABC transporter permease produces the protein MTTDLSAPPAAGGTTTAGRGTSPRPPFGVPAVSILAVLIALFSLVPLGYVVYMTATTGWDAAVELIFRPRVGELLLNTVLLVVFTVPLSLVLGVGGAWLVERTKLRGHKIWAVLLAAPLAIPAFVNSYAWVSAVPSLAGLGSGVLIATLSYFPLVYIPAAATLGRLDPAIEQSAASLGLGNWRVFFRVVLPQLRVAMTGGALLVSLHLLAEYGAFAMIRFDTFTTAIMVQYQSTFNGTAGNMLASVLVFFCLILLVVEVRGRGTARYARVGSGAQARALRLPLHAYQVPAQLSLLVLTGLAFGLPVFFVLRWIVAGGSAIWAADEFAPALLTTLGYGLAGAVVTTAVAFPMAFLAVRHPSWFSKSLELSNYVTSSLPGIVVGLAFVTVSIRLVPGVYQTAGVLVAAYVLLFLPRALVTLRAGLSQAPKELDEAAQSLGKPPLLAFIRVTLRLTAPAAAGGAALVFLAIANELTATLLLSPNGTRTLATEFWSKSSEIDYAGAAPYALLMILLSAPMTYLLFQQSKKVAGQ, from the coding sequence GTGACCACTGATCTATCGGCTCCCCCGGCAGCGGGGGGCACGACGACGGCGGGCCGGGGCACCAGCCCCCGCCCGCCTTTCGGCGTTCCTGCGGTGTCCATCCTGGCAGTGCTGATCGCCTTGTTTTCCCTGGTACCCCTGGGCTACGTCGTGTACATGACGGCGACAACCGGGTGGGACGCCGCCGTCGAACTGATCTTCCGGCCGCGGGTGGGCGAGCTCCTGCTCAACACCGTGCTGCTGGTGGTGTTCACTGTTCCGCTGAGCCTCGTCCTGGGCGTGGGCGGTGCTTGGCTGGTGGAGCGGACCAAACTCCGCGGCCACAAAATCTGGGCAGTGCTGCTGGCGGCACCGCTGGCCATCCCCGCGTTTGTGAACAGTTACGCGTGGGTCTCGGCGGTCCCGTCCCTGGCCGGGCTGGGCTCCGGGGTCCTCATCGCCACGCTTTCGTATTTCCCGCTGGTGTACATCCCCGCCGCGGCAACCCTCGGCCGCCTGGACCCTGCCATCGAACAGTCGGCTGCCTCACTGGGCCTCGGCAACTGGCGGGTCTTTTTCCGGGTTGTTCTCCCCCAGCTCAGGGTCGCCATGACCGGCGGCGCCCTCCTGGTGTCCCTGCACCTGCTCGCTGAATACGGTGCGTTCGCGATGATCCGGTTCGACACGTTCACCACCGCGATCATGGTCCAGTACCAGTCCACGTTCAACGGCACCGCCGGCAACATGCTGGCCAGTGTTCTGGTGTTTTTCTGTCTGATCCTGCTGGTGGTGGAGGTCCGCGGCCGGGGCACGGCCCGCTATGCCCGCGTTGGATCCGGCGCCCAGGCCAGGGCCCTGCGCCTGCCGCTGCACGCGTACCAGGTCCCGGCGCAGCTGTCCCTGCTGGTCCTGACGGGACTGGCCTTCGGGTTGCCGGTGTTCTTCGTCCTGCGCTGGATCGTCGCGGGCGGTTCTGCAATCTGGGCGGCTGACGAGTTCGCTCCGGCCCTCCTGACCACGCTCGGCTACGGCCTGGCCGGCGCGGTGGTGACAACCGCCGTCGCATTCCCCATGGCATTCCTTGCCGTGCGGCACCCCAGCTGGTTCAGCAAGTCCCTGGAACTCTCCAACTACGTCACCAGTTCCCTGCCCGGGATTGTGGTGGGCCTCGCGTTCGTCACCGTCAGCATCCGGCTGGTCCCCGGTGTCTATCAAACAGCCGGAGTCCTGGTGGCCGCCTACGTCCTGCTGTTCCTGCCGCGGGCGCTGGTCACCCTCCGCGCCGGCCTGTCCCAAGCCCCCAAGGAACTCGACGAAGCTGCACAGTCCCTGGGCAAACCGCCGTTGCTGGCCTTCATCCGCGTCACGCTGCGGCTGACCGCTCCGGCGGCGGCGGGTGGCGCGGCCCTGGTGTTCCTGGCCATAGCCAACGAGCTCACCGCCACGCTCCTGCTCTCCCCGAACGGGACCCGCACGCTTGCCACCGAGTTCTGGAGCAAGAGCAGCGAGATCGACTACGCCGGCGCCGCCCCCTACGCCTTGCTGATGATCCTGCTCTCTGCACCCATGACTTATCTTCTCTTCCAGCAGTCCAAGAAAGTGGCCGGACAGTGA
- a CDS encoding ABC transporter ATP-binding protein has product MTEQSPSRLPEPRIAPSVAPSTNSHLQIADVTKNFASQAVLRGVNLSVAKGGTTAIVGPSGSGKTTLLRLIAGFEHPATGSISLNGTKVAGDGVWLPAHRRQVGYVAQDGALFPHLTVGQNIAFGLDTAKLAGGRRGAAGRISELLDMVSLDAAMAKRRPHQLSGGQQQRVALARALAREPELMLLDEPFSALDAGLRVATRRAVAKVLNKAGVTTILVTHDQAEALSFADQVAVMRGGKLAQIGNPFVVYTRPADRATAEFLGDAVILDAWMEGSLATCSLGGIPVRRPPAQGRVQLMLRPEQIRIAEDGPIRGVVVDTDYFGPETTVRLKLSVPPELADRTDHRYPGGGEVITIRHWNASIARPGMELCLRVVGEAVAFPVDPACD; this is encoded by the coding sequence GTGACCGAACAATCCCCCTCCAGGCTTCCGGAACCGCGGATCGCGCCGTCCGTGGCTCCCTCCACCAACAGCCACCTGCAGATTGCAGACGTCACCAAGAACTTTGCGTCCCAGGCCGTCCTCAGAGGCGTCAACCTGTCCGTGGCCAAGGGGGGCACCACCGCCATTGTGGGGCCCTCCGGCTCGGGCAAAACCACCCTGCTGCGGCTGATCGCGGGCTTTGAACACCCAGCCACCGGCAGCATCTCGCTCAACGGCACCAAGGTGGCGGGCGACGGCGTATGGTTGCCTGCGCACAGGCGCCAGGTGGGGTACGTGGCCCAGGACGGGGCGCTTTTCCCGCATCTGACGGTGGGCCAGAACATCGCGTTCGGCCTGGACACGGCCAAGCTGGCGGGTGGCCGCCGCGGGGCGGCGGGCCGGATCAGCGAGCTGCTGGACATGGTCTCGCTGGACGCCGCCATGGCCAAGCGGCGGCCACACCAGCTCTCCGGCGGTCAACAGCAACGTGTGGCCCTGGCCCGCGCCCTGGCCCGCGAGCCTGAACTGATGCTGCTGGACGAGCCCTTTTCCGCCTTGGACGCTGGCCTGCGCGTGGCCACCCGGAGGGCCGTGGCCAAGGTTCTCAACAAAGCCGGCGTCACCACCATCCTGGTCACCCACGACCAGGCCGAGGCCCTGTCCTTCGCGGACCAGGTGGCCGTGATGCGCGGCGGCAAGCTGGCCCAGATCGGCAACCCGTTTGTGGTTTACACCCGCCCCGCCGACCGCGCCACAGCGGAATTCCTGGGCGACGCCGTCATCCTGGACGCCTGGATGGAAGGCTCGCTGGCCACGTGCTCACTGGGCGGAATTCCGGTGCGCCGCCCGCCTGCCCAGGGCCGGGTCCAGCTGATGCTGCGTCCGGAACAGATCCGCATTGCCGAGGATGGCCCCATCCGCGGCGTGGTGGTGGACACCGACTACTTCGGGCCGGAAACCACCGTGCGCCTCAAACTCTCTGTGCCACCAGAACTGGCCGACCGCACCGACCACCGCTACCCCGGCGGCGGCGAAGTCATCACCATCCGCCACTGGAACGCCTCCATTGCCCGGCCGGGCATGGAACTCTGCCTGCGGGTGGTGGGCGAAGCCGTCGCCTTCCCGGTGGACCCCGCCTGTGATTGA
- a CDS encoding VOC family protein: MLRVRPVHFTSLPDSWEQLLTALGLAKTVDDGPWREFDAGSGRLALHVADAGATDDGTTALGVEVGDLAEFARRTALAAEESGNTVAELIAADHGESCRITGRDGFSFLADKGAREANAADADPALTVVGVWFTEDPGAAAVTLQDIGARFRPVPDADETADFTAKNGGVLMVRPASGPPRSGLGFEYDGDLGALRDRLTAAGLDVSETEEAFGRTLHVANPDAASGAASPAPEDTAAPHVPPTLWISQRRAAP, encoded by the coding sequence ATGCTGCGTGTCAGACCCGTCCATTTCACCTCCCTGCCGGACAGTTGGGAACAGCTCCTGACTGCCCTGGGCCTGGCCAAGACCGTCGATGACGGCCCGTGGCGGGAGTTCGACGCCGGTTCCGGCCGGCTGGCCCTGCATGTGGCCGACGCCGGCGCCACGGACGACGGCACCACTGCCTTGGGCGTGGAGGTGGGCGATCTGGCGGAATTCGCCCGGCGCACCGCCCTGGCCGCGGAGGAATCCGGGAACACGGTCGCCGAGCTCATCGCCGCCGACCACGGCGAGTCGTGCCGCATCACCGGCCGGGACGGCTTCAGCTTCCTGGCGGACAAAGGCGCCCGGGAGGCGAACGCGGCTGACGCTGATCCGGCGCTGACCGTCGTCGGGGTCTGGTTTACGGAGGATCCCGGCGCCGCCGCCGTGACGCTGCAGGACATCGGCGCCAGGTTCCGCCCCGTCCCGGACGCCGACGAAACCGCCGACTTTACCGCCAAGAACGGCGGGGTGCTGATGGTGCGGCCGGCATCGGGGCCGCCGCGGTCCGGCCTGGGATTTGAGTACGACGGCGATCTGGGCGCCTTGCGCGACCGGCTCACCGCCGCCGGGCTGGACGTCAGCGAAACCGAGGAAGCCTTCGGCCGGACCCTGCACGTGGCCAACCCCGACGCCGCCTCAGGAGCCGCAAGCCCCGCCCCGGAAGACACCGCAGCACCGCATGTCCCGCCCACCCTGTGGATCTCACAGCGCCGCGCCGCGCCGTGA
- a CDS encoding NUDIX hydrolase family protein — translation MNVRTPDPNPGWLSEEDLFEARGRLPMIYVEAVPVRLDPLGFVNEVGTLLQADEDGNMIRSLVSGRVIYRETIRAALLRHMEKDLGPLAFPQLPISPVPFTVAEYFPAPSQTGFTDDRQHAVSLAYVIPVTGECEPRQDALELTWMTPAEVLSPDVQLEFSGGRGALVRQALAFAGVGH, via the coding sequence ATGAACGTTCGCACTCCTGACCCCAATCCCGGCTGGCTCTCCGAAGAAGACCTCTTTGAGGCCCGCGGGAGGCTCCCCATGATCTATGTGGAGGCCGTGCCGGTGAGGCTGGATCCGCTGGGTTTTGTGAACGAGGTCGGCACGCTGCTCCAGGCCGACGAGGACGGGAACATGATCCGGTCGCTGGTATCGGGCCGCGTGATCTACCGCGAGACCATCCGCGCCGCACTCCTGCGCCATATGGAAAAGGACCTGGGGCCGCTCGCCTTTCCGCAGCTCCCCATCAGCCCGGTCCCCTTCACGGTGGCCGAGTACTTCCCGGCCCCGTCCCAGACCGGCTTCACCGATGACCGCCAACACGCCGTGTCCCTGGCGTATGTCATTCCCGTGACCGGCGAATGCGAACCCCGCCAGGACGCCCTGGAACTGACCTGGATGACCCCGGCGGAAGTGCTAAGCCCCGACGTCCAGCTCGAATTCAGCGGCGGCCGCGGCGCCCTGGTCCGCCAGGCGCTGGCCTTTGCGGGCGTGGGTCACTGA
- a CDS encoding YdeI family protein, translated as MAIELEELLVADAAEWRLWLEQHHATSPGVWLVLHKKGGNTTELDYEAALQEALCFGWIDGQGKRRDDDSSFQRMTRRGPKSVWSARNVDRIGKLESAGRMTAAGRAAVDAAKADGRWEAAYVGQATAEVPPDLAAAIAAVPAAQAMFDVLTSVNRYALIYRTNSVKQASTRERKIAGFVEMLARGEAPYPQKKKPAGG; from the coding sequence ATGGCCATCGAACTCGAGGAACTGCTGGTAGCGGACGCGGCGGAGTGGCGGCTATGGCTGGAACAGCACCATGCCACGAGCCCCGGCGTGTGGCTGGTGCTGCATAAGAAGGGCGGCAACACCACTGAACTGGACTACGAAGCCGCGCTGCAGGAGGCGCTGTGCTTTGGCTGGATCGACGGGCAGGGCAAACGGCGCGACGACGACAGCTCCTTCCAGCGGATGACCCGCCGCGGCCCGAAGAGCGTCTGGTCGGCGCGGAATGTGGACCGCATCGGGAAGCTCGAGTCTGCCGGCCGGATGACTGCAGCCGGCCGCGCGGCGGTCGACGCCGCCAAGGCGGACGGGCGCTGGGAAGCGGCCTATGTGGGGCAGGCGACGGCGGAAGTCCCGCCGGATCTGGCCGCCGCCATCGCTGCCGTCCCCGCTGCCCAGGCCATGTTCGACGTCCTTACCTCCGTGAACCGGTATGCCCTGATTTACCGGACGAATTCCGTGAAGCAGGCGTCCACGAGGGAACGGAAAATCGCCGGCTTTGTGGAGATGCTGGCCCGGGGCGAGGCACCGTATCCGCAGAAGAAGAAGCCCGCCGGAGGCTAA